The nucleotide sequence ATCCACCCAGCTCGTTTAGGAACTCCAGCATATCCAGGGGTTCGGTATAAACTCGACTGCTTGCCAAATCCTCCACACTGGTGGGCAGTCCGCGATGGAACTGAATGACCAGACGCACGGCATCCCGAGGAGCCTTCGTCAAAGGATCGACGGTCATCTCGTAGAGATTGTCCGGAGCCACAGTGTTGGGATCTTCGAGGACTCCGGACTCGTAGCTTATGTGCAGGATGTTGGCATCGGTGCTCCACGGAGTAGCCGGCTTGGCACTCACCTCGATTCCGTGCTTTTGGGCATAGGCAATGAGGTCCTGACGGCCCTGGAACTGGCGGCAGAACTCCACATCCCTCCAGGGAGCGATGATCTAAAAAATTTAGAAGAGGCATAATCGTCAAGAATACGTCttggtttatttatatactgaattttataacatatttttaaactcCAGATATcagttttataaataaaaatataaatactatTTATAAATAGTATCAAACCATTATATTGCATACCATTCAAGGCTTATAGATCTTAGGTTAGTTGTTCGATCTTTTGATTTAGTATTTTTTCCACAGGTTCtagataaaaacaaaatgtatcATTCTTACTTCACCCTCCCATATTCTAATTTTTCCTTGTACTCGGATGGGCACAACAttgaaacttttttataaaaggAAAATATGTGGAACAAATATGTTCCTTAATAAGTAGAAAGAGACATAATTGTATACCTTGCTTTTTACAAGTATCTATAACACCTCAAGAAAAAAAAGTTCATAGTTGTACCCGtaactcgtagagtaaaagggtacactagattcgtgggaaagtatgtaacaggcagaaggaagcgttgccgaccccataaagtatatatattattgatcaggatcactagccgagtcgatctagccatgtccgtctgtccgtatgaacgttatcatcttggaaacaataaaagctacaatactgggattaggcatgcagattttagagattcctgcgcagcgcatgTTTGCTTCGTCAATTTCGCCCACTCTAAGGCCCACAAACAgcacaaaactgtggctcctacagttttaatgctagaataaaaattttagctgaaatgtattgttcttatcaatacctgtcgattgatccaaaaaaaaatttccacgcccactttaacacgcacaaaccgcccacaaacttcaaaaaaacgtaaatattaacgcggatatctcggaaactatcaaagatagagaatggGGTTTTCAGATTtcgattccgtagccttgtaagCAGCTCAAGTTTTTTATCGTTGAACGTtaatgcactaagagcagtacaaacgcGCGGGCACAATATGCGGgtaaatacggttcgcgaggaggaaacatagatcaacaagactaAAGCAAATGATCTAAGATTTTAGTGTTTTGTTACGCGACTATGCCACgcacactctaacgcccacaagccgcctaagcctgtggcgcccacaattttcttgATACCTattttcatcaatacctatcgattgacccaaaaaaagtttgccacgccaactctaacgcccatcGCGCTTAAAGCTGTCTATCGCCCaaataaccatatattgagatcgcgggtagtggcgcatttcaatctcgctttgctgcttgcatatcttcatttccctttggtcactttagctgagtaacgggtatctgatcgactatcagatagaACTAATACTACATTTTTGTAAGGGGAAATACAAAAGCCTGATAAGCACTCCAATCTGCCCTTGAAAACGCTTATCAGTCAGTCTGATACCCCTGGGATGCTTAGACTCACCTTAAGATCCGGTTTGAGCGCATAGGCGCACAGCTCGAAGCGCACCTGGTCGTTCCCCTTTCCGGTGGCTCCGTGGGCTAGGTACTTAGCCCCGCACTGGCGGGCCGCCTCCATCAGGGCAACACTGATGCAGGGCCGGGCCAGAGAAGTGCCAAGCAGATAGCGCTCCTCATAGACCAGACCCATCTGTGTGGCCGGCCATATATAATCGTTTACGAAGGACTGCTTCACATCAGCCACGATCACCTAGAAGTCGAATAAAGCTATTTTTAATAcagtgaaaataaattatattattcaAATTTTCTAAGATGGCTTTGCCTCTTCATATCACATATTTGTTCACACGTCTCATTACAACTAACCTTCTTTGCCCCAATCTTTAGGGCCTTCTTCTCGGCGGCGGCAAAATCTTCCTTCTGACCAACATCGGCTAGGACGCAGATGACCTCATACTGCTTGTCCAACAACCACTTGAGGATACAGCTAGTGTCCAGGCCACCAGAGTAGGCCAAAATTACAGTTTCTCCAGCCATATTTCACTCCTGCCAGTCTGCACTATACGCTGGAACAAAAATACTGAACACCGGAGACCTTCTGGCTCATTGAGCTTGCAGTAATCTCCGACTAATCTAATAAGCTTATCAGTCACCCACTTGTGATTCTCTGTAAAATTAGTTTTGATGATAAGGTGATGGTGCCGACGCAGATAACAATGTTAGCATTCTGGTGAATTTTATTGAAAATCTTGGGGGCTAAAAAAATTGCTACAAAATATTATGGAATTGCTGGAATCCAAGGGTTTGGATTTCGATGTGATACTTTCACTCCTGTCAAGATTCCTAACTAAACACAACGTGCACTCGAAAAAATGTCTACAATTTAAGGAATTcgccataatttttttttttttgtaatgaagaagaggaagaatcgaatttttttctttaactaatggcgaatttttcttgattttttttcatgaaataattgtaaattcttacttaaatttaggaaagaaatacccatattttaagagaaagtgacttttttttatacattttgatgGTGGTCTAGCTGGTAAAGACGTCCGGTCAATAAACAATCGAACAAAAGTACCTGGTTCGAGCCCACGTCACGGCAAGTGTAccctttgtttatttatttttcttttttttttaatttatgtaatttttCTTATTAGTTTCACTTTTCTATTTACTAAATTGTTTAAACGGTTGTTAAAAAGGTTTAGATTAGAATAAACGTTATTGGTATGCGTAAAGCTGGACCAAAAACACCTTAGCCCTCTTTAGTCATTGTATAACAAGAAGCACGCGTGGCCGAATGGTTAAGACGTCTGGCTATGGTGTGAGCAGTTGCGGGTTAGAGTTCACGCCGGGGTTGTCTGAGGTAAggatttttccatttgttatatttatttatatgtttagaaaaagtatttatataaaataaatctttaatagattcaggtaaatataaacatttttagaCTGTATTCCCATGTAATAATTGCCATTAAAATTAGAAACGGTTTTATCCATTTAAAATCCAAAATTTGTATACAAATCCAACCAAATTCCTCAAATGTAAAGTGTAAgatgtaaaatgtaaaatgtaatgtaatcttacattataaatatttgttttcttattttaataaatttttccttaattttaaggttttttaccatacatttaagaaaaatttgtcattatttccagaaatggcaaaccataaattcaagaaaattatttatttaaaataaaggtgAGTCGCCGTTGGATGAAAATCATAGGCgattttcttgatttaaaggcgaattttttgatttaagggagattttttttatggtgtgtatttttaagaagtCCTTCGGCATTGTCATCTTACATTAATGTGGGATGCGGTACTGGAGAGACAAGGACCACTAGAAGCGGTCTCACCTACTGATCTAATATCTTTccctttctgtactcgatattcctaagtaacactcgatattcctaagttGTATTCGATACCCAGTTGCAACGTGATTGAAAAGTGGCAACGCACCGCCATACTCACTGGCTGCCAGAATCTCGCAAAGTACAGTTCATTAGCACAcgtatatttttgtaaaacctAAAATAATCAGTCGAATGTGAATAAAGAATATCATGATACTATATAAGTCAGCGTCATTTTTCTAAAAGAGGACCCTGCAATTTTTGGGGGCTCAACCGGGATATAGCCTACCATTCGACAGAACTTACACTTTGGCAAAAAACACGTGGAGTGCGTAAGCGGAGAGCTGGTGAAATTTAGCAAATCGGCTAGATATCTTCAAATCGTCATAAGCAATTTGGCTGGAGTGTGACAAAGAAGGCTGGCGTAGAAAGCAGACACAGTTGGTGGCTTTTGCAAAGGCAAGAACTTGGAGAACTAGCGGACGAAGTGCTGAAAGGATTAGGAGGCAGCTGATCGTGGCTGGAGATCTAGGAGGAGCAGCAGACACGGGCTGGAAGCAGTGGAGATACAGCGAGCAAGAGATTGGATCTGGTGTGGTCATCGGAGCGTGCGTGCAGGATTGTGCAAGCGGAAGGCTGGTGCACAGATCTTGGCAGCAGACGAAAGCATCCAGAAAGTTCCAGTTGAGTTTGGAAGTCTTCATTGTATGTGTGACGCTACAAAAGCGGGAAGCGTGGCAAAGAAATACGACGACGACCAAAAGCGACATCATTGAGCAAGTGGCTGAACTTTTGGAGGAGTTTTGCCGgaaagtttatttcaagtcGTTTGCAAAGTAGTGGGCTAACATTGAAATCAAGCAGTTCCAGAGACAGGGTGGTTAATCTATTTACAAATTGCTTTTGAtactaaatttaagaaaatattgtttaatcCTAATAATCTACAGGACAAAGTTGTAAAATGGAGAGAAACGAGATCTTGGCACTGCGAGTTGAAGAGTTGCGTCGGAAGTTGTCGGAGTTGCAATTGGGTACGACTGGATTGAAAGCGGAATTGCAAGAGAGGTTGTTGACTTACTACGGTCTAAACAACGATGGTGAGGCGGAAACGGAGGATAATGGTGAAGATGGTTTATCAGTAACGTCCGCAGAAACCACTATAAATCGGCCAAACGCTGCAGGTTGGCATCAAGGACTAGGAAATGAAAGGCAGGGTAGATCATGGTTCACGTTGAAAGATGTAGAGGGCAGTGTTTCGCAGTTTTCTGGGTCGAGTTCCCCAGATATAAACCAATGGATAGGAGAGTTGGAGGATTGTGCAGCTACAGTTGAGTGGAACCCTTTTCAGTTGTTTGTGTATGCAAAACGGTTGCTTAGTGGAGCAGCAAACATGTTTGTGCGTAGCCAGAGAAATATCAAAGACTGGGCAAGTTTGAAATCGGCTTTGTTGGAGGAGTTTGGAATCAAGTTATCCTCAGCAGAAGTTCATCGCAGGTTGGGAAAACGACAGCAGCATAAGGGTGAATCCTTGCACGAGTTCCTTTATGCACTTATGGAAATTGCAAAGCCCATTTGTTTGGAGGAAGAAAGTTTGATCGAGTATTTCGTTGAGGGTATCCCAGATGCTAGATCAAATAAAGCAATGCTATACCAGGCCAGAAACCTCAAGGATCTAAAGCTACAAATCGACGCTT is from Drosophila suzukii chromosome 3, CBGP_Dsuzu_IsoJpt1.0, whole genome shotgun sequence and encodes:
- the Ass gene encoding argininosuccinate synthase, which encodes MAGETVILAYSGGLDTSCILKWLLDKQYEVICVLADVGQKEDFAAAEKKALKIGAKKVIVADVKQSFVNDYIWPATQMGLVYEERYLLGTSLARPCISVALMEAARQCGAKYLAHGATGKGNDQVRFELCAYALKPDLKIIAPWRDVEFCRQFQGRQDLIAYAQKHGIEVSAKPATPWSTDANILHISYESGVLEDPNTVAPDNLYEMTVDPLTKAPRDAVRLVIQFHRGLPTSVEDLASSRVYTEPLDMLEFLNELGGSYGIGRIDIVENRYVGLKSRGVYETPGGTILYAAHQDLEVFALDREVLRTKQVLRDRMADYVYNGFWFSPEAIYVRKCIELAEERVSGKVTVELAPGYCRAVARKAADDVGALYNEQLVSMDVHGGYVPQDAGGFIAINAVRIREHVRAFGAYEVPKQGK